In a single window of the Pedosphaera parvula Ellin514 genome:
- a CDS encoding sugar phosphate nucleotidyltransferase, with product LEITAVNVEYLNRGQLRVHRLNRGFAWLDAGTSSSLHEASAYVQTIEKRQGIKIGCPEEAAFHSGFLSLHELESLTAKIPKCEYRDYLGALVAETKRLKP from the coding sequence ACTGGAAATCACCGCCGTGAACGTGGAGTATTTAAACCGCGGCCAGTTGCGGGTGCACCGGCTCAACCGGGGCTTTGCCTGGCTGGATGCCGGCACCAGCAGCAGCCTCCATGAAGCCTCGGCCTACGTCCAGACCATTGAGAAGCGCCAGGGCATCAAGATCGGCTGCCCGGAGGAGGCCGCCTTCCACAGCGGCTTTCTTTCCCTCCATGAGCTCGAATCCCTCACGGCCAAGATCCCCAAGTGCGAATACCGCGATTACCTCGGCGCCCTGGTGGCGGAAACCAAACGCTTGAAACCCTAG
- a CDS encoding SDR family oxidoreductase, whose translation MILLLGATGYIGQAFATELQRRHQPFTALSRKELDYTKFELFLKHLQRTKPEFVVNAAGYTGKPNVDACENAKADTLQGNTLLPQTIAQACAAAQVPWGHVSSGCIYSGAKIRVGTELRVERDLTRPDLKTLVASNPQAILGFTENDEPNFSFRQPPCSFYSGTKALAEEAIQDLGQSYIWRLRIPFDECDNARNYLTKVQRYPKVYDNVNSISQRADFVSACLDLWQLRAPFGIYNVTNPGFFTTRQVVSAIERILKPSRRFEFWESDEEFYQVAAKTPRSNCVMDTSKLLATGVKIRSAQEALEYSLRHWKPE comes from the coding sequence ATGATTCTTTTACTCGGCGCCACCGGCTACATCGGCCAGGCCTTTGCCACGGAACTCCAAAGGCGCCACCAGCCTTTCACCGCGCTCTCACGCAAGGAACTGGATTACACCAAATTCGAGCTCTTCCTCAAGCACCTCCAGCGCACCAAACCGGAGTTTGTCGTCAATGCGGCGGGTTATACCGGCAAACCCAATGTGGATGCCTGCGAGAATGCCAAAGCCGACACCCTCCAGGGCAATACCCTCCTGCCCCAAACCATTGCCCAGGCCTGTGCCGCGGCCCAGGTCCCCTGGGGCCACGTCTCCTCGGGTTGCATCTACTCCGGGGCCAAGATCAGGGTGGGCACTGAACTGCGCGTGGAAAGGGACCTTACCCGTCCGGATTTGAAAACTCTGGTGGCCTCCAATCCCCAGGCCATCCTGGGCTTCACGGAAAATGACGAGCCCAATTTCTCCTTCCGCCAGCCGCCCTGCAGCTTCTACAGCGGCACCAAGGCGCTGGCGGAGGAGGCCATCCAGGACCTGGGCCAGAGCTATATCTGGCGCCTGCGCATTCCCTTTGATGAATGCGACAACGCCCGCAACTACCTGACCAAGGTCCAGCGCTATCCCAAGGTTTATGACAACGTCAACTCCATTTCCCAGCGCGCCGATTTTGTGAGCGCCTGCCTGGACTTGTGGCAGCTCCGGGCCCCCTTTGGCATTTACAATGTCACCAACCCGGGCTTTTTCACCACCCGCCAGGTGGTGAGCGCCATTGAGCGCATCCTCAAACCCAGCCGTCGTTTTGAATTCTGGGAAAGCGACGAGGAGTTTTACCAGGTCGCAGCCAAGACTCCCCGCTCCAACTGCGTCATGGACACCTCAAAGTTGCTGGCCACGGGCGTCAAGATCCGCAGCGCCCAGGAGGCGCTCGAATACTCCCTGCGCCATTGGAAACCCGAATAA
- the rfbB gene encoding dTDP-glucose 4,6-dehydratase, with amino-acid sequence MNLLITGGAGFIGANLIQLIIDNPGITRLVNLDALTYAGHLANLEQVSRHPNYVFEKADLRDKSAVLEVVQKHAITHVMHLAAESHVDRSITGPGDFIQTNIVGTFNLLEACRGFWGTDLKDKRFHHISTDEVYGSLGATGYFLETTPYAPNSPYSASKASSDLLVRAYHHTYGLPTVITNCSNNYGPFQFPEKLIPVVIQSVLARQPIPVYGDGLNVRDWLYVRDHAQALWQVLTRGKEGETYNVGGHNEWANIHIVQLICDLIDELAPQVGGNSRQLITYVKDRPGHDRRYAIDATRIKNELGWVPAHTFEQGIRETVQWYLDNQPWVAEVKKKA; translated from the coding sequence ATGAATTTACTCATTACCGGCGGCGCGGGCTTCATCGGCGCCAACCTCATCCAGCTCATCATTGATAATCCCGGGATTACGCGGCTCGTCAATCTCGATGCCCTGACCTATGCCGGGCACCTGGCCAACCTGGAGCAGGTCTCCCGGCATCCCAATTACGTCTTTGAAAAAGCCGATCTCCGCGACAAATCGGCCGTCCTGGAGGTGGTGCAAAAACATGCCATCACCCACGTGATGCACCTGGCGGCCGAATCCCACGTGGACCGCTCCATCACCGGGCCGGGCGATTTCATCCAGACCAACATCGTTGGCACCTTCAACCTGCTGGAAGCCTGCCGCGGTTTTTGGGGCACTGATCTGAAGGATAAACGTTTTCACCACATTTCCACCGATGAAGTCTATGGCAGCCTGGGGGCCACGGGTTATTTCCTGGAGACAACTCCTTACGCGCCCAACTCCCCCTACTCGGCCAGCAAGGCCTCCAGTGACCTGCTCGTGCGCGCCTACCACCACACCTATGGCCTGCCCACGGTGATCACCAATTGCTCCAACAACTACGGCCCCTTCCAGTTCCCGGAGAAGCTCATCCCCGTGGTCATTCAAAGCGTCCTGGCCCGCCAACCCATTCCCGTCTATGGTGATGGCCTGAATGTGCGCGACTGGCTTTACGTGCGCGACCACGCCCAGGCCCTCTGGCAGGTACTCACCCGGGGAAAGGAGGGCGAGACCTACAACGTCGGCGGCCACAACGAGTGGGCCAATATCCACATCGTCCAGCTCATCTGCGACCTGATTGATGAACTGGCCCCGCAGGTGGGCGGCAACTCCCGCCAGTTGATTACCTACGTCAAGGACCGGCCCGGCCATGACCGGCGCTACGCCATTGACGCCACCCGGATCAAAAACGAACTCGGCTGGGTCCCCGCCCACACCTTCGAACAGGGCATTCGCGAAACCGTCCAGTGGTATCTCGACAATCAACCCTGGGTTGCCGAGGTGAAAAAAAAGGCATAG